From a single Vibrio toranzoniae genomic region:
- a CDS encoding glutamate synthase subunit beta, with translation MGKPTGFLEHGRELPKKLDPSVRIEDNKEFVLNEEFGNKINTQASRCMDCGVPFCHNGCPIGNIIPEFNDAVYRDSWEEAWNILSSTNNFPEFTGRVCPAPCESACVLGINQDPITICNIEKTIVETAYREGYAKPKTPRYRTGKTVAVIGSGPAGLAAAEQLNSAGHSVTVFERDEKVGGLLRFGIPDFKLGMDVIDRKINLMAEAGVEFKVNQHIGVDVNAQQLRQEFDVVLLTGGSTVPRDLPIPGRELEGVHFAMEFLGQNNRRANDLDLKTEEIHAKDKHIVVIGGGDTGSDCVGTSNRHKAASITQVEIMPIPPEKRPANMPWPQYPMIMKTTTSHEEGCERHWNILTKEFIGNDQGQVTGLRIADIVWQDAKPGERPGFDEVANSERVIPCDMAFLAMGFLHPEPTGVLAQLDIKLDERGNVASEGFATNQKGVFAAGDMRTGQSLVVRCINEGRECAIAIDDFLMGNSNLEAKADSLMLSA, from the coding sequence ATGGGTAAGCCTACTGGATTTTTAGAACACGGTCGTGAGCTTCCAAAGAAGCTCGACCCGTCAGTTCGTATCGAAGACAACAAAGAGTTCGTACTTAACGAAGAGTTTGGTAACAAGATCAATACTCAAGCCTCTCGTTGCATGGACTGTGGCGTACCTTTCTGTCACAACGGCTGTCCGATTGGTAACATCATCCCAGAGTTCAATGACGCGGTATATCGTGACAGCTGGGAAGAAGCTTGGAACATTCTAAGCTCTACCAACAACTTTCCTGAGTTTACGGGTCGTGTTTGCCCTGCTCCTTGTGAAAGTGCCTGTGTTCTTGGCATCAACCAAGATCCAATCACTATCTGTAATATCGAGAAAACGATTGTAGAAACTGCGTACCGTGAAGGGTACGCAAAGCCTAAAACACCACGCTATCGCACAGGTAAAACTGTCGCTGTTATCGGTTCAGGCCCAGCAGGTCTAGCCGCAGCTGAGCAGTTAAACAGCGCTGGTCACTCTGTGACGGTATTTGAACGTGACGAGAAAGTGGGTGGCCTACTGCGCTTCGGTATCCCAGATTTTAAACTGGGTATGGACGTGATTGATCGTAAGATCAACCTAATGGCTGAAGCTGGCGTTGAGTTTAAAGTTAACCAACACATCGGTGTTGATGTTAATGCTCAACAGCTGCGCCAAGAGTTTGATGTGGTATTGCTAACGGGTGGTTCTACGGTTCCGCGCGACTTGCCAATCCCAGGTCGTGAGCTGGAAGGCGTTCACTTTGCCATGGAATTCCTTGGTCAAAACAACCGCCGTGCTAACGACTTAGACCTTAAGACAGAAGAGATTCACGCTAAAGATAAGCACATTGTGGTTATCGGTGGTGGTGATACGGGTTCTGACTGTGTGGGCACATCAAACCGTCATAAGGCAGCAAGCATTACTCAGGTTGAGATCATGCCGATCCCACCAGAGAAGCGCCCTGCAAACATGCCTTGGCCTCAATACCCAATGATCATGAAAACCACCACTTCTCACGAAGAAGGGTGTGAACGTCACTGGAACATCTTAACCAAAGAGTTCATCGGTAACGATCAAGGTCAAGTGACGGGCCTACGTATTGCTGACATCGTTTGGCAAGACGCAAAACCAGGTGAGCGTCCAGGTTTTGATGAAGTAGCGAACTCTGAACGTGTTATTCCTTGTGACATGGCATTTCTTGCAATGGGCTTCTTACACCCAGAGCCAACAGGCGTACTTGCTCAACTAGACATTAAACTGGACGAGCGCGGTAACGTCGCTTCTGAAGGTTTTGCGACGAACCAGAAAGGCGTTTTCGCTGCTGGTGATATGCGTACTGGTCAATCTCTGGTTGTACGTTGTATTAATGAAGGTCGTGAATGTGCCATTGCCATTGATGATTTCTTAATGGGTAACTCAAACTTAGAAGCGAAAGCGGATTCACTCATGCTTTCCGCATAA
- the gltB gene encoding glutamate synthase large subunit, which produces MVDQEQNSQGLYTPELEHDACGIGFVAHLKNRKSHDVVTQALDMLARMEHRGGQGCDPCSGDGAGILLQKPHEFLLEEAVKLGIKLPSFEKYGVGVVLFPKDEHKRAQCRDILERNAQRLELEVIGYRELPTDNSMIGADPLSTEPQFEHVFISGGPGITPEELERKLYVLRNYTVRVCLESVSNIGDDFYINSMSYKTLVYKGQLTTEQVPQYFLDLQNPTMVTALALVHSRFSTNTFPRWRLAQPFRYIAHNGEINTVRGNLNWMKAREAILESDLFTQAEIDMLLPICQEGSSDSSNFDMALELLVLSGRTLPHALMMMIPEAWQENKNMDSTRRAFYQYHANVMEPWDGPASVCFTDGVQVGATLDRNGLRPSRYTVTKDDFLVMASESGVVEIAPENVEYRGRLQPGRIFVADLEQGRIISDEEVKDGIAKAQPYEKWVEENLLSLKKLPDASNESNQPSPEKLLHKQQSFGVSSEEVNEIILPLAKTGYEPLSAMGADWPLAILSHQSQHLSNYFKQLFAQVTNPPIDPIRERMVMSLNTYLGKDQNLLAETPEHCQKVELESPVLSNSELEKLRAIDNDHLQSKTLDIVFQANGGEGKLERALKRICQYAEDAVIDGYSIILLTDRAVNSNHAAIPAMLAVGAVHHHLIRKGLRAKCDIVVETGDARETHHFATLIGYGANAVNPYLVIETIIELQRTKKLDPNVHPREFFDNYRKGVNGGLLKIFSKMGISTLQSYHGAQIFEALGVSKSVVEKYFTGTVSRIQGLTIDDIAREVLVRHRVGYPAREIPAQILDVGGVYQWKQRGEKHLFNPETISLLQESTRNKDYGQFKKYAKAVDDQGDNAATLRSQLDFIKNPAGSIPLAEVEPIENILKRFATGAMSFGSISHEAHSTLAVAMNRIGAKSNSGEGGEDPARFERKENGDWERSAIKQVASGRFGVTSYYLSNADELQIKMAQGAKPGEGGQLPGDKVDDWIGATRHSTPGVGLISPPPHHDIYSIEDLAQLIYDLKNANRNGRVNVKLVSEAGVGTIASGVAKAKADVVLIAGFDGGTGASPMSSIRHTGLPWELGLAETHQTLLKNGLRNRIVVQSDGQMKTPRDLAVATLLGAEEWGVATAALVVEGCIMMRKCHKNTCPVGIATQNKTLRERFDGRVEDVVTFFQYMAEGLREVMAELGFRSIDEMVGQSHKLKVRDDIGHWKYKNLDLTPVLHIEHAREEDGIYNQTQQNHNLEDVLDRKLIQAAMPALEKGEAVNASFPIINTDRSTGTMLSNEISKVYKDQGLPQPMNVKFHGSAGQSFGAFLAKGVKFEVEGDANDYWGKGLSGGTLVLYPDAKSTIVAEDNIVVGNVCFYGATSGESFIRGMAGERFCVRNSGAKVVVEGVGDHGCEYMTGGVAIILGSTGRNFAAGMSGGVAYVWDKAGDFETKLNSELVDLDPIEQEDKDLLLDMLTKHVEFTGSEVAQSFLDNFEASVASLVKVMPRDYKAVLEKRKAEAQQAQTEEVEAV; this is translated from the coding sequence ATGGTAGATCAAGAGCAGAACTCACAGGGTCTGTATACTCCTGAACTGGAGCATGACGCTTGTGGTATCGGTTTTGTTGCGCATCTAAAGAATCGCAAATCTCATGATGTAGTAACTCAAGCACTCGATATGCTTGCACGTATGGAACACCGTGGCGGCCAAGGCTGTGACCCGTGTTCTGGTGATGGTGCAGGTATCCTGCTACAGAAGCCACACGAATTCTTACTAGAAGAAGCCGTAAAACTTGGAATTAAACTGCCATCTTTTGAAAAATATGGCGTTGGTGTTGTACTTTTCCCGAAAGATGAACACAAACGTGCACAGTGTCGTGACATTCTAGAACGCAATGCACAACGCCTAGAGTTAGAAGTTATCGGTTACCGTGAACTTCCAACGGACAATTCAATGATTGGTGCTGACCCACTAAGCACTGAACCTCAATTTGAACACGTATTTATCTCTGGCGGCCCCGGTATTACTCCAGAAGAGCTTGAACGCAAACTGTATGTTCTACGTAACTACACTGTTCGTGTATGCCTAGAAAGCGTGTCAAACATTGGTGATGACTTCTACATCAACTCAATGTCTTACAAAACATTGGTGTACAAAGGTCAGCTAACAACAGAACAAGTTCCTCAGTACTTCCTAGACCTGCAAAACCCAACCATGGTGACAGCTCTAGCACTAGTACACTCTCGCTTCTCTACCAATACATTCCCACGTTGGCGTCTGGCTCAGCCTTTCCGTTATATCGCGCACAATGGCGAAATTAACACGGTTCGCGGCAACCTAAACTGGATGAAAGCACGTGAAGCAATCCTCGAATCGGATCTGTTTACACAAGCTGAAATCGACATGCTACTGCCTATCTGTCAGGAAGGTAGCTCGGATTCATCAAACTTCGATATGGCGCTTGAGCTACTTGTTCTTTCAGGTCGTACTCTGCCACACGCGTTGATGATGATGATCCCGGAAGCATGGCAAGAAAACAAAAACATGGATTCAACTCGTCGTGCGTTCTACCAATACCATGCGAACGTAATGGAACCATGGGATGGCCCTGCATCAGTATGTTTCACCGACGGTGTTCAAGTTGGTGCAACGCTTGACCGTAACGGTCTGCGCCCTTCTCGTTACACAGTGACAAAAGACGACTTCCTAGTCATGGCGTCTGAGTCTGGCGTCGTTGAAATCGCACCAGAAAACGTTGAATACCGTGGTCGTCTACAACCTGGTCGTATCTTCGTTGCTGACCTTGAGCAAGGCCGTATTATTTCTGATGAAGAAGTAAAAGATGGTATCGCGAAAGCGCAACCTTACGAGAAATGGGTTGAAGAGAACCTTCTGAGCTTGAAAAAGCTACCAGATGCGAGCAACGAATCTAACCAACCTTCTCCAGAGAAACTTCTGCACAAACAACAATCGTTTGGCGTGAGCTCTGAAGAAGTAAACGAAATCATTCTACCGCTTGCGAAAACGGGCTATGAGCCGCTTTCTGCAATGGGTGCTGACTGGCCGCTAGCGATTCTTTCTCACCAATCGCAGCACCTTTCAAACTACTTCAAACAGCTGTTTGCTCAAGTAACTAACCCGCCAATCGACCCGATTCGTGAGCGTATGGTGATGTCTCTGAACACCTACCTAGGTAAAGATCAGAACCTACTTGCTGAAACACCGGAACACTGTCAAAAAGTAGAACTTGAATCGCCAGTTCTATCTAACTCTGAGTTAGAAAAACTGCGTGCAATCGATAACGATCACCTGCAATCAAAGACACTTGATATCGTATTCCAGGCAAACGGTGGTGAAGGGAAATTGGAACGTGCGTTAAAACGCATCTGCCAATATGCTGAAGATGCCGTGATTGATGGTTACTCTATCATCCTGCTGACAGACCGTGCGGTTAACTCAAACCACGCCGCTATACCAGCGATGCTGGCAGTTGGCGCGGTTCACCACCACCTAATCCGCAAAGGTTTACGTGCTAAGTGTGACATCGTGGTTGAAACGGGCGATGCTCGTGAAACGCACCACTTTGCAACGCTTATCGGGTATGGTGCAAACGCCGTAAACCCATATCTAGTGATTGAAACGATTATTGAACTGCAACGTACTAAAAAGCTCGATCCAAACGTACACCCACGCGAGTTCTTCGATAACTACCGTAAAGGTGTTAACGGCGGTCTACTGAAGATCTTCTCTAAAATGGGGATCTCTACGCTGCAGTCTTACCACGGTGCACAAATTTTTGAAGCACTTGGTGTAAGCAAATCAGTGGTTGAAAAATACTTCACTGGTACTGTTTCTCGTATCCAAGGTCTAACGATCGACGATATCGCACGTGAAGTGCTTGTTCGCCACCGTGTTGGTTACCCAGCTCGTGAAATCCCAGCTCAAATCCTTGATGTTGGTGGTGTTTACCAGTGGAAACAACGTGGTGAGAAACACTTATTCAACCCAGAAACGATTTCTCTACTTCAAGAGTCGACGCGTAACAAAGATTACGGTCAGTTCAAGAAGTACGCAAAAGCAGTCGATGACCAAGGCGACAACGCAGCAACGCTACGTAGCCAACTTGATTTCATCAAGAACCCTGCAGGCTCTATTCCTCTAGCAGAAGTAGAACCAATTGAGAACATCCTTAAGCGTTTCGCTACTGGCGCAATGAGCTTTGGTTCAATCTCGCATGAGGCTCACTCAACACTGGCTGTTGCAATGAACCGCATTGGCGCGAAATCAAACTCAGGTGAAGGTGGTGAAGACCCAGCACGTTTCGAACGTAAAGAAAACGGTGACTGGGAACGTTCAGCTATCAAACAGGTGGCTTCTGGTCGCTTTGGTGTAACGTCTTACTACCTATCTAACGCTGATGAGCTGCAAATCAAGATGGCTCAAGGTGCGAAGCCTGGTGAGGGTGGTCAACTACCTGGTGATAAGGTTGATGACTGGATCGGCGCAACGCGTCACTCGACTCCGGGCGTAGGTCTTATCTCGCCACCGCCACACCACGATATCTACTCAATCGAAGATTTGGCTCAGCTAATCTACGATCTGAAAAACGCGAACCGTAACGGCCGTGTAAACGTGAAGCTAGTATCAGAGGCTGGCGTAGGGACGATTGCATCAGGTGTAGCAAAAGCGAAAGCTGACGTAGTACTTATCGCAGGTTTTGATGGTGGTACGGGTGCATCTCCGATGTCTTCTATCCGTCACACTGGTCTGCCTTGGGAACTGGGTCTAGCGGAAACGCACCAAACACTACTGAAAAACGGCCTACGTAACCGTATCGTTGTTCAGTCTGATGGTCAGATGAAAACACCACGTGACCTTGCCGTTGCAACGTTACTTGGCGCTGAAGAATGGGGCGTAGCAACAGCAGCGCTAGTGGTTGAAGGCTGTATTATGATGCGTAAGTGTCACAAGAATACATGCCCTGTTGGCATCGCAACACAGAACAAAACTCTACGTGAGCGTTTCGACGGCCGTGTAGAAGACGTAGTGACTTTCTTCCAATACATGGCTGAAGGCCTACGTGAAGTCATGGCTGAACTTGGCTTTCGTTCTATCGATGAAATGGTTGGGCAATCTCACAAACTGAAAGTTCGTGATGACATCGGTCACTGGAAGTACAAGAACCTAGACCTAACACCAGTTCTGCATATTGAGCATGCTCGTGAAGAAGATGGTATCTACAACCAGACACAACAAAACCACAACCTTGAAGACGTTCTAGACCGTAAGTTGATTCAAGCCGCGATGCCTGCACTTGAGAAAGGCGAAGCCGTGAATGCGAGCTTCCCTATCATCAACACAGACCGCTCTACGGGCACCATGCTGTCGAACGAAATCTCGAAGGTTTACAAAGACCAAGGTTTGCCACAACCAATGAACGTTAAGTTCCACGGTAGCGCGGGTCAATCGTTCGGGGCATTCCTGGCGAAAGGCGTTAAGTTCGAAGTAGAAGGCGACGCGAACGATTACTGGGGTAAAGGTCTGTCTGGCGGTACGTTGGTACTGTACCCAGATGCGAAATCGACTATCGTTGCTGAAGACAACATCGTGGTAGGTAACGTATGTTTCTACGGTGCGACTTCAGGTGAATCTTTCATTCGCGGTATGGCTGGCGAACGTTTCTGTGTTCGTAACTCTGGTGCGAAGGTTGTTGTTGAAGGCGTTGGTGACCACGGTTGTGAATACATGACTGGCGGTGTTGCAATTATTCTCGGCTCAACAGGTCGTAACTTTGCTGCTGGTATGAGTGGCGGTGTGGCTTATGTTTGGGATAAAGCGGGTGACTTCGAAACCAAGCTTAACTCGGAACTTGTCGACCTAGATCCAATTGAACAAGAAGATAAAGATCTTCTACTAGATATGCTAACTAAGCATGTTGAATTCACAGGAAGTGAAGTTGCTCAGTCTTTCCTAGATAACTTTGAAGCAAGTGTTGCATCACTGGTTAAAGTCATGCCTCGCGACTACAAAGCGGTTCTTGAAAAGCGTAAAGCTGAAGCACAACAGGCACAAACGGAAGAAGTGGAGGCAGTATAA
- the gltB gene encoding glutamate synthase large subunit, whose amino-acid sequence MALYDPSLEKDNCGFGLIAQMEGQPSHKLVRTAISALDRMTHRGGIAADGKTGDGCGLLLQKPDSYLRIIAEENNFKLGKQYAVGMIFFSQDPIKAQSAQDIVNKELAQETLTVAGWRVVPTNTDVLGPIAKDSVPNIQQVFISAPAGWRERDIERRLYIARRRIEKQITEDKDFYICSLSTQVMVYKGLCMPADLPRFYLDLADLRMESAICLFHQRFSTNTQPRWPLAQPFRYLAHNGEINTIEGNRQWAKARAYKFSSPLLPDLQTAAPFVNETGSDSSSLDNMLDLFLAGGMDVFRAMRMLVPPAWQNHPDMDPDLRAFYDFNSKHMEPWDGPAGIVLSDGRYAACNLDRNGLRPARYVITKDNLITLASEVGIWNYAPDEVAKKGRVGPGELLVIDTRRGKLWQSNEIDNDLKGRHPYKEWMEKNVHKLTPFSKLSDDQVGKRSFDDDTLKTYQKQFAMSNEESDQVLRVLGDMGQEAVGSMGDDTPMAVLSSKERLITDYFRQKFAQVTNPPIDPLREKHVMSLATSIGKEMNVFCETDGHAYRVTFDSPILLYSDMQQLLQLSQKHYRHVILSMHYDHNHQDLEQAIKAVCDSAEQKVREGAVLIILSDKDLEKGKLPIPAAMVVGAVQTRLADTDLRCDANIVVETATARDPHQFAVLLGFGVTAVYPYLAYETLGKMLDDGSLDKDYRTAMQNYQNGINKGLYKIMSKMGISTIASYRCSQLFEAVGLHTDVVELCFRGVTTRIQGASFSDFQQDLYNLSRKAWTKRKPIEHGGLLKYVHGGEYHAYNPDVVSTLQTAVKTGETSDYQSFAKQVNARPAAMLRDLMSLKKAEQPLPLEKVEPNSDLFKRFDSAAMSIGALSPEAHEALAMAMNRLGGYSNSGEGGEDPRRFRTDRNSRIKQIASGRFGVTPHYLTNADVLQIKVAQGAKPGEGGQLPGHKVTAEIAKLRYSVQGVTLISPPPHHDIYSIEDLAQLIFDLKQVNPKALVSVKLVSEPGVGTIATGVAKAYADLITISGYDGGTAASPLTSVKYAGCPWELGLAETQQALVANGLRHKIRLQVDGGLKTGLDVIKGAILGAESFGFGTAPMVAMGCKFLRICHLNNCATGVATQDETLRREYFKGLPEMVVNYFTGLADEVRQYLADLGVEKLTDLIGRTDLLEAVQGLTAKQSKLDLSSILEAPVSAEGHPLFWTEPNTPFDKAQLNQQILDDALDAIDKRQSTSLYYNVINTDRSIGARISGEIAKRYGNQGMAGSPIKLYLDGTAGQSFAVWNAGGVELYLTGDANDYVGKGMAGGKVVIKPHQGTAFTCNEATIIGNTCLYGATGGKLFAAGTAGERFGVRNSGTVAVIEGAGDNACEYMTGGIVAILGATGVNFGAGMTGGFAYVMDNNEDFQGRVNNESVEALSLSDLFIHQEHLRGLIAEHLEETGSVHAEAILANFDEWIPKFYLVKPKTADLNTLLGHQSRSSAELRVQAQ is encoded by the coding sequence ATGGCTCTATATGATCCTAGTCTTGAAAAAGACAACTGTGGATTTGGTTTAATAGCGCAAATGGAAGGCCAACCTAGTCATAAGTTGGTACGAACTGCTATTTCAGCCCTCGATCGTATGACACACCGTGGTGGTATTGCTGCGGATGGTAAAACCGGAGACGGTTGTGGCTTATTGCTACAGAAGCCAGACTCTTATCTCAGAATTATTGCGGAAGAGAATAACTTCAAGCTCGGCAAGCAATACGCTGTCGGTATGATTTTCTTCAGCCAAGATCCAATCAAAGCGCAATCCGCGCAAGACATCGTCAATAAAGAGCTCGCTCAAGAGACACTCACCGTCGCAGGTTGGCGTGTTGTGCCGACCAATACCGACGTTTTGGGTCCAATCGCAAAAGACTCGGTTCCCAACATTCAACAAGTGTTTATCTCAGCCCCTGCCGGTTGGCGTGAACGTGATATTGAACGGCGCCTATACATTGCTCGTCGCAGAATTGAAAAGCAGATCACCGAAGACAAAGATTTCTATATTTGTAGCCTGTCGACCCAAGTCATGGTTTATAAAGGTCTATGTATGCCGGCCGATCTTCCGCGATTTTACCTCGATCTTGCAGACTTACGCATGGAATCAGCAATATGTCTGTTCCACCAGCGCTTCTCAACCAATACTCAGCCACGTTGGCCACTGGCTCAACCATTCCGCTATTTAGCACATAATGGTGAGATCAATACCATCGAAGGTAACCGTCAATGGGCTAAAGCTCGTGCTTATAAATTCTCTTCACCACTGCTGCCCGACTTACAAACGGCCGCCCCCTTTGTGAATGAGACAGGCTCTGATTCATCAAGCCTAGATAACATGCTCGATCTGTTCCTTGCCGGGGGTATGGATGTATTCCGAGCAATGCGTATGCTTGTGCCGCCCGCTTGGCAAAACCACCCAGATATGGACCCAGATCTGCGTGCATTCTACGACTTCAACTCCAAGCACATGGAACCGTGGGATGGCCCCGCAGGTATCGTCCTTTCTGATGGTCGTTACGCCGCGTGTAACCTCGACAGAAACGGCCTGCGCCCGGCACGTTATGTCATTACTAAAGACAACCTGATCACTCTGGCATCTGAGGTCGGCATCTGGAATTACGCCCCGGATGAAGTTGCAAAAAAAGGTCGAGTTGGGCCAGGTGAATTACTGGTAATTGATACTCGTCGTGGCAAGCTGTGGCAATCCAACGAGATCGACAATGACCTCAAAGGCCGCCACCCCTATAAAGAGTGGATGGAAAAGAACGTTCACAAATTGACACCGTTTTCCAAATTGTCAGATGATCAAGTCGGTAAGCGTAGCTTTGACGATGACACACTAAAGACTTATCAAAAACAGTTTGCGATGAGTAACGAAGAGTCAGACCAAGTACTGCGTGTGCTTGGTGACATGGGGCAAGAAGCGGTCGGCTCGATGGGCGATGATACGCCGATGGCCGTGCTGTCTTCTAAAGAGCGCCTCATCACCGATTATTTCCGTCAAAAGTTTGCTCAGGTGACCAACCCACCAATCGATCCACTGCGTGAAAAACACGTGATGTCTTTGGCGACCAGTATTGGTAAAGAGATGAACGTATTCTGTGAAACAGACGGTCACGCCTATCGTGTCACGTTTGATTCACCAATACTGCTTTACTCAGACATGCAGCAGCTTCTGCAATTAAGCCAAAAACATTACCGCCATGTTATTCTCAGCATGCATTACGATCATAATCATCAAGATCTTGAACAGGCGATCAAGGCGGTATGTGATAGTGCAGAGCAAAAAGTCCGTGAAGGTGCAGTTTTAATTATTCTATCGGATAAAGATTTAGAGAAAGGCAAACTGCCCATCCCAGCCGCTATGGTTGTTGGTGCGGTACAAACGAGACTAGCGGACACGGACCTACGGTGTGATGCCAACATTGTGGTTGAAACGGCAACAGCACGCGACCCACACCAGTTTGCAGTACTGCTTGGCTTCGGTGTGACCGCCGTTTACCCATACCTTGCTTATGAAACGTTAGGTAAAATGTTGGATGATGGCTCTTTAGATAAAGACTATCGTACCGCGATGCAAAACTACCAAAACGGCATCAACAAAGGTCTGTATAAGATCATGTCGAAAATGGGTATATCAACCATTGCATCTTATCGTTGTTCACAACTATTTGAAGCCGTTGGCTTACATACTGACGTCGTTGAGCTCTGCTTCCGTGGCGTAACCACACGAATCCAAGGTGCAAGCTTTAGCGATTTCCAACAAGATCTTTATAACCTCTCTCGTAAAGCGTGGACGAAACGCAAACCAATCGAGCATGGTGGGTTACTCAAGTATGTACATGGCGGCGAATATCACGCCTACAACCCAGACGTAGTCAGTACTTTACAAACAGCCGTCAAGACAGGCGAAACATCAGATTATCAATCTTTTGCGAAGCAAGTTAATGCTCGCCCTGCGGCGATGCTGCGTGACTTAATGAGTCTGAAAAAAGCCGAACAACCTCTGCCACTAGAAAAAGTAGAACCAAATAGCGATCTCTTTAAACGCTTTGATTCTGCAGCCATGTCAATTGGCGCCTTGAGCCCCGAAGCTCATGAAGCGCTAGCCATGGCGATGAACCGCTTGGGAGGCTACTCCAACTCTGGTGAAGGTGGTGAAGATCCACGACGCTTTAGGACTGATCGTAACTCGCGTATTAAACAGATAGCTTCTGGTCGTTTTGGTGTAACGCCACATTACTTAACCAATGCAGATGTTCTGCAGATCAAGGTCGCACAAGGGGCAAAGCCAGGAGAAGGCGGCCAGCTGCCGGGCCATAAAGTCACGGCAGAAATCGCCAAACTGAGATATTCGGTTCAAGGCGTGACACTGATCTCCCCTCCTCCACACCACGATATCTATTCTATCGAGGATCTGGCACAGCTGATCTTCGATCTTAAGCAAGTTAACCCTAAAGCTTTGGTGTCAGTAAAATTAGTATCGGAACCGGGCGTAGGCACGATAGCAACAGGCGTAGCAAAAGCGTATGCCGACTTGATTACGATCTCCGGTTACGACGGTGGTACCGCGGCAAGCCCACTGACCTCAGTAAAATACGCAGGCTGTCCTTGGGAACTAGGGCTAGCCGAAACCCAGCAAGCACTCGTTGCCAATGGCTTACGTCATAAGATCCGTCTGCAAGTCGATGGTGGCTTAAAAACCGGACTCGATGTTATCAAAGGTGCGATTTTAGGTGCTGAAAGCTTTGGCTTTGGTACCGCGCCAATGGTCGCAATGGGTTGTAAGTTCTTGCGAATCTGTCACCTCAACAACTGTGCAACGGGTGTGGCGACTCAAGATGAAACCCTACGCCGTGAATACTTCAAAGGCTTACCTGAAATGGTGGTGAACTACTTTACCGGCTTAGCCGATGAGGTTCGCCAATACCTTGCAGATCTTGGGGTAGAAAAACTAACAGACCTAATCGGTCGTACTGATTTACTTGAAGCCGTTCAAGGCCTGACAGCGAAACAGAGCAAGCTCGATCTCTCTTCGATATTGGAAGCTCCGGTATCTGCAGAAGGTCACCCACTGTTTTGGACAGAGCCAAACACGCCATTTGATAAAGCTCAGCTTAACCAACAGATCCTTGATGATGCACTTGATGCGATTGATAAACGCCAATCCACCAGCCTCTACTACAACGTGATCAACACCGATCGCTCCATTGGCGCTCGTATCTCTGGCGAAATAGCAAAACGCTACGGCAACCAAGGCATGGCGGGATCACCGATTAAGTTGTACCTCGATGGCACAGCAGGCCAATCTTTTGCGGTTTGGAACGCTGGTGGCGTAGAGCTGTATCTGACTGGCGATGCCAATGACTATGTCGGTAAAGGCATGGCGGGCGGAAAAGTGGTTATCAAGCCTCACCAAGGCACAGCATTTACTTGTAACGAAGCGACCATCATCGGCAATACCTGCTTATATGGCGCGACCGGAGGCAAACTATTTGCTGCAGGCACCGCAGGTGAACGATTTGGGGTACGTAATTCAGGGACCGTCGCCGTGATAGAAGGGGCGGGTGACAACGCCTGTGAATACATGACTGGCGGTATTGTTGCCATTCTTGGCGCAACCGGAGTGAACTTCGGCGCCGGTATGACAGGCGGCTTTGCTTATGTCATGGATAACAATGAAGACTTCCAAGGTCGTGTGAACAACGAATCGGTCGAAGCACTTTCTCTGTCAGACCTCTTTATCCACCAAGAACATTTGCGAGGCTTAATTGCTGAGCACTTAGAAGAGACTGGCTCAGTACACGCTGAAGCTATTCTGGCGAACTTTGATGAATGGATTCCGAAGTTCTACCTAGTGAAACCAAAGACGGCGGATCTTAACACCTTGCTCGGCCACCAAAGCCGCAGCTCTGCTGAACTTCGTGTTCAAGCGCAATAA